A genomic window from Brassica oleracea var. oleracea cultivar TO1000 chromosome C8, BOL, whole genome shotgun sequence includes:
- the LOC106311449 gene encoding agamous-like MADS-box protein AGL61 has translation MEEVRETLPTTFLKPNEQLQIPNVLVTQTKKELTKPRNPKTSRGRLKIEIKEIKEDSKRHVTFSKRRRGLFKKAAELSVLTGAKIAVVTFSKCGRIYSFGHVDSLMDKYLRKIPVNLDVYSGGDSAEEGGRPWWERPVESVPEEELEEYIMAMSVLRDKLGKKINDMGSIVPEWPINMMGWKPQMDMQSMGDVTDGVTRCRLGQNG, from the coding sequence ATGGAAGAAGTAAGAGAAACTCTACCGACTACTTTCTTGAAACCTAATGAACAACTTCAAATCCCTAACGTGTTGGTTACTCAAACCAAAAAAGAGTTGACAAAACCACGAAACCCTAAAACGAGCCGAGGTCGACTGAAGATTGAGATCAAGGAGATCAAAGAGGACAGCAAGAGACATGTAACGTTTTCGAAACGACGCCGCGGGCTGTTCAAGAAAGCCGCTGAGTTGAGCGTTTTGACCGGTGCAAAAATCGCTGTGGTAACGTTCTCTAAATGCGGTAGGATCTACAGTTTTGGGCACGTGGACTCGTTGATGGACAAGTATCTTCGCAAGATTCCGGTGAACTTGGATGTATATTCAGGTGGTGACTCTGCGGAGGAGGGAGGGAGGCCGTGGTGGGAGAGGCCGGTGGAGAGTGTGCCGGAGGAGGAGTTGGAAGAGTACATTATGGCGATGAGTGTGTTAAGAGACAAGTTAGGTAAGAAGATTAATGACATGGGGAGTATTGTTCCTGAATGGCCAATCAACATGATGGGTTGGAAGCCACAGATGGATATGCAAAGCATGGGGGATGTGACTGATGGGGTTACTCGATGCCGTCTAGGTCAAAACGGATGA
- the LOC106312751 gene encoding uncharacterized protein LOC106312751 has translation MKRYWSVALVLLLLVAFFSSKHCVEGRSLLRMTHSSSQAVRGLQTSKEMKEEKPLRGENDSFRRIPRTGSNPSQNKYNLPVGVQGSRKQQITAATKP, from the exons ATGAAGAGATACTGGTCAGTGGCACTGGTTCTTCTGCTACTAGTAGCTTTCTTTAGCAGCAAGCATTGCGTAGAGGGACGTTCTCTGTTAAGGATGACACATTCTAGTAGTCAAGCTGTGAGAGGTTTGCAGACAAGCAAGGAGATGAAGGAAGAAAAGCCGCTTAGAGGAGAAAATGATAGCTTTCGAAGAATCCCAAGGACTGGCTCAAACCCTAGTCAGAACAA GTATAACCTCCCTGTTGGTGTTCAAGGAAGTAGGAAACAGCAGATCACAGCAGCAACAAAACCTTAA
- the LOC106312750 gene encoding alanine aminotransferase 1, mitochondrial, whose amino-acid sequence MRRFVIGQAKNLIDQTRRRCCQPHHHNNLRLLSLLRPSASDSTTVSSPRLFSSSSSSSSSDMPGSDSSSSSLPVTLDSINPKVLKCEYAVRGEIVSIAQRLQDDLKINKDAYPFDEIIYCNIGNPQSLGQQPITFFREVLALCSHTALLDESATHGLFSSDSIDRAWKILDQIPGKATGAYSHSQGIKGLRDAIAAGIEARDGFPADPNDIFMTDGASPGVHMMMQLLISSEKDGILCPIPQYPLYSASIALHGGSLVPYYLDEASGWGLEISELKKQLEDAKSKGITVRALAVINPGNPTGQVLSEENQRDIVDFCKKEGLVLLADEVYQENVYVPDKKFHSFKKVARSMGYGEKDISLVSFQSISKGYYGECGKRGGYMEVTGFTSDVREQIYKVASVNLCSNISGQILASLVMSPPKPGDDSYDSYIAEKEGILSSLATRAKTLEEALNKLEGVTCNRAEGAMYLFPCINLPQKAIAAAEAAKTAPDAFYCKRLLNATGIVVVPGSGFRQVPGTWHFRCTILPQEDKIPAIVNRLTEFHKSFMDEFRD is encoded by the exons ATGCGGAGATTCGTGATTGGCCAAGCCAAAAATCTCATTGATCAGACTCGTCGTCGTTGTTGTCAACCTCATCATCACAATAACCTCCGCCTCCTCTCTCTTCTCCGTCCTTCCGCTTCCGATTCCACCACTGTTTCTTCTCCGCGTCTCTTTTCTTCTTCTTCTTCTTCTTCTTCTTCCGACATGCCTGGCTCTGATTCATCATCCTCCTCTCTTCCCGTTACTCTCGACTCCATCAACCCCAAG GTTCTGAAATGTGAGTATGCTGTCCGTGGAGAGATTGTCAGCATTGCTCAG AGGTTGCAAGATGATTTGAAGATTAACAAGGACGCTTATCCCTTCGATGAG ATTATCTACTGTAATATTGGAAATCCTCAGTCTCTTGGCCAACAGCCTATAACATTCTTCAGAGAG GTTCTTGCTTTGTGTTCCCACACAGCTTTGTTGGACGAGAGTGCTACACATGGTTTGTTCAG TTCGGATTCTATTGACCGTGCTTGGAAGATTCTCGACCAAATCCCCGGGAAAGCTACCGGTGCTTACAGCCACAGCCAG GGTATCAAGGGACTACGTGATGCGATAGCTGCTGGAATCGAAGCCCGTGACGGTTTCCCTGCTGATCCTAATGATATTTTCATGACAGATGGTGCCAGTCCTGGG GTTCACATGATGATGCAGCTCCTCATAAGTTCAGAGAAAGATGGAATCCTTTGCCCTATTCCTCAGTACCCCTTGTACTCAGCTTCTATTGCCCTTCACGGTGGAAGTCTG GTTCCATACTACCTTGACGAAGCATCAGGATGGGGTCTTGAAATATCTGAGCTGAAGAAGCAGCTTGAGGATGCTAAGTCAAAGGGCATCACTGTAAGAGCCTTGGCGGTTATTAACCCTGGTAACCCTACAGGACAG GTTCTGTCAGAAGAAAACCAGCGTGACATTGTTGATTTCTGTAAGAAAGAAGGTTTGGTGCTTCTAGCAGACGAGGTTTATCAGGAAAACGTTTACGTCCCTGACAAAAAATTCCACTCCTTCAAGAAAGTAGCTCGGTCTATGGGCTACGGTGAGAAGGACATCTCCTTGGTCTCGTTCCAATCTATCTCCAAAG GGTACTATGGAGAGTGTGGGAAGAGAGGCGGTTACATGGAGGTTACCGGATTCACTTCTGATGTAAGAGAACAGATATACAAAGTGGCTTCTGTCAATCTTTGCTCCAACATCTCTGGTCAAATTCTCGCCAGCCTCGTCATGAGCCCTCCCAAG CCTGGTGATGACTCCTATGATTCATACATAGCAGAGAAAGAGGGGATTCTCTCGTCTTTAGCAACACGTGCAAAG ACCCTTGAAGAAGCTTTGAACAAGTTAGAAGGTGTAACATGCAACAGAGCTGAAGGAGCTATGTATCTATTCCCTTGCATCAACCTCCCACAAAAGGCGATTGCAGCTGCAGAAGCTGCTAAGACTGCACCGGACGCGTTCTACTGCAAACGCCTTTTAAACGCTACAGGAATAGTCGTTGTCCCTGGTTCTGGATTTAGACAG GTACCCGGAACATGGCATTTCAGGTGCACTATACTCCCTCAAGAAGATAAGATTCCGGCCATCGTGAACCGTCTCACTGAGTTCCACAAGAGCTTCATGGATGAGTTCCGCGACTAA